A single region of the Halorussus gelatinilyticus genome encodes:
- a CDS encoding antitoxin VapB family protein, with product MSHQVRLSDDLYERIKANKREGESFSDAIERLIENRSLRDLGDVFDDEQVDEMRDAIEAADQNDVTEVSEVADRFE from the coding sequence ATGTCGCATCAGGTCCGACTTAGCGACGACCTCTACGAGCGTATCAAGGCGAACAAACGGGAGGGAGAGTCGTTCAGCGACGCTATCGAGCGACTCATCGAGAATCGCTCGCTACGCGACCTCGGCGACGTTTTCGACGACGAGCAGGTCGACGAGATGCGAGACGCAATCGAGGCGGCAGACCAAAACGACGTGACCGAGGTCAGTGAGGTCGCCGACCGCTTCGAATGA